The proteins below come from a single Triticum aestivum cultivar Chinese Spring chromosome 5D, IWGSC CS RefSeq v2.1, whole genome shotgun sequence genomic window:
- the LOC123121979 gene encoding chitinase-like protein 1: MKRKTRNKIVVTVLLLGAAAVLIGGTLALILTAGTWKVKLKESQEKVCNKGWECSGTKYCCNQTITDFFKVYQFENLFAKRNFPVAKAVGFWDYQAFITAASLFENQGFCTTGGIDMQMMELCAFLGHVGAKTSCGYGVATGGPTAWGLCYNHEMSPDQGYCDDSYTQWPCVKGAEYYGRGAIPVYWNFNYGAAGDGLKVDLLHHPELLEQNATLAFAAAMWRWMTPIKKKQPSAHEAFTGVWKPTKNDTLSKRLPGFGATMNLLYGESICGRGFIDEMNVIISHYQYYLDLMGFGRERSGLNLDCAEQAPFNPAPKKDDEQQPTGGQKPSG; the protein is encoded by the exons ATGAAGCGGAAGACGCGGAACAAGATCGTGGTGACGGTGCTgctgctgggggcggcggcggtgctgatCGGCGGCACGCTGGCGCTGATCCTGACGGCGGGCACCTGGAAGGTGAAGCTCAAGGAGTCGCAGGAGAAGGTGTGCAACAAGGGGTGGGAGTGCTCCGGCACCAAGTACTGCTGCAACCAGACCATCACCGACTTCTTCAAGGTGTACCAGTTCGAGAACCTCTTCGCCAAGCGCAACTTCCCCGTCGCCAAGGCCGTCGGCTTCTGGGACTACCAGGCCTTCATCACCGCCGCCTCGCTCTTCGAGAACCAGGGCTTCTGCACCACCGGCGGCATCGACATGCAGATGATGGAGCTCTGCGCCTTCCTCGGACACGTCGGCGCCAAGACCTCAT GTGGATACGGCGTGGCCACCGGCGGTCCGACGGCGTGGGGGCTGTGCTACAACCACGAGATGAGCCCCGACCAGGGCTACTGCGACGACTCCTACACGCAGTGGCCCTGCGTCAAGGGCGCCGAGTACTACGGCCGCGGCGCCATCCCCGTCTACTG GAACTTCAACTACGGCGCGGCGGGGGACGGGCTGAAGGTGGACCTGCTGCACCACCCGGAGCTGCTGGAGCAGAACGCGACGCTGGCGTTCGCGGCGGCCATGTGGCGGTGGATGACGCCCATCAAGAAGAAGCAGCCGTCGGCGCACGAGGCCTTCACGGGGGTGTGGAAGCCCACCAAGAACGACACGCTCAGCAAGCGCCTCCCGGGCTTCGGCGCCACCATGAACCTCCTCTACGGCGAGTCCATCTGCGGCAGGGGCTTCATCGACGAGATGAACGTCATCATCTCCCACTACCAGTACTACCTCGACCTCATGGGCTTCGGCCGGGAGCGGTCCGGCCTCAACCTCGACTGCGCCGAGCAGGCCCCCTTCAACCCCGCCCCCAAGAAGGACGACGAGCAGCAGCCCACCGGAGGCCAGAAGCCGTCGGGCTAG
- the LOC123121980 gene encoding methyl-CpG-binding domain-containing protein 2, with protein sequence MDSSKSPQPLKKSRTSLSGTDGHQFENDELPSETASDKTPGLKFETVDKAQDEFGEDSSPLQQSAASNVSYRGSPCIGAFTIQCARCFKWRLIPTKEKYEEIREHIIQEPFDCERAREWKPDVTCDDQEDISQDGSRLWAIDKPNIAQPPAGWERQIRIRGEGGTKFADVYYTSPTARKLRSLVEVDRYLQENPEYGAQGVTLAQFSFQIPRPLRQNYVKKRPKNASPSDEATTKPLQPVEVNPISWAAPLASEAKASEPASHADEKPVGSADVELVRKRKAEPGESDANNHVSDGPETKLEDAQNGDATTTA encoded by the exons ATGGACAGTTCTAAATCTCCCCAACCATTGAAGAAGAGCCGTACTAGTTTGTCTGGTACGGATGGCCACCAATTTGAGAATGACGAGCTTCCGTCTGAAACTGCATCAGATAAAACGCCTGGTTTGAAGTTTGAAACAGTAGATAAAGCGCAAGATGAATTTGGAGAAGACAGTTCCCCATTGCAGCAATCAGCTGCTTCCAACGTGTCATACCGTGGATCGCCATGTATTGGGGCATTCACTATCCAATGTGCTAGGTGCTTCAAATGGAGACTTATTCCAACGAAAGAGAAGTATGAAGAAATACGCGAGCATATTATACAGGAACCTTTTGACTGCGAAAGAGCCCGTGAATGGAAACCTGATGTAACATGCGATGATCAAGAAGATATTTCTCAGGATGGAAGCAGACTCTGGGCTATCGACAAACCCAATATTGCACAGCCTCCTGCTGGATGGGAAAGGCAGATTAGAATAAGAGGTGAAGGAGGCACCAAATTTGCTGATGT GTACTACACTTCTCCTACTGCGAGGAAACTGAGGTCACTGGTTGAAGTTGATCG GTACCTCCAAGAAAATCCAGAGTATGGAGCGCAGGGTGTAACATTAGCTCAGTTTTCCTTCCAGATTCCTAGACCTCTGCGGCAGAACTATGTCAAAAAGCGCCCTAAGAACGCAAGTCCAAGTGATGAAGCAACAACTAAGCCTCTTCAACCAGTGGAAG TTAACCCCATATCCTGGGCTGCCCCTCTTGCAAGTGAGGCTAAGGCAAGTGAACCAGCTTCTCATGCCGACGAAAAGCCAGTTGGATCGGCAGATGTGGAGCTGGTCCGGAAGAGGAAAGCAGAACCAGGAGAGTCAGATGCTAACAACCATGTGTCTGATGGGCCGGAAACCAAGCTAGAGGATGCTCAGAATGGAGATGCTACCACCACTGCCTGA